One segment of Candidatus Methylomirabilis sp. DNA contains the following:
- a CDS encoding FHA domain-containing protein has translation MQCTECQHENIPGSLFCDECGAALEQAAGVSAAMASPAGQMVLRANGQAIPLPEKPEVILGREDPVSGVFPDVDLTALGGEEKGVSRRHARIIREASGYRIEDLGSTNTTAINRKRLKPREAAALTAGDEIRLGKMALTFEAA, from the coding sequence ATGCAGTGCACCGAGTGCCAGCACGAGAACATCCCGGGGTCCCTGTTCTGTGACGAGTGCGGGGCAGCCCTGGAGCAGGCCGCGGGCGTGTCGGCCGCCATGGCCAGCCCCGCGGGGCAGATGGTCCTCAGGGCGAACGGCCAGGCGATCCCCCTGCCGGAAAAGCCCGAGGTCATCCTCGGGCGGGAGGACCCGGTGAGCGGCGTCTTCCCGGATGTGGACCTGACCGCGCTCGGCGGCGAGGAGAAGGGAGTCTCCCGGCGCCACGCCCGGATCATCCGGGAGGCCTCGGGCTACAGGATCGAGGACCTGGGGTCCACCAATACCACCGCCATCAACCGGAAGCGCCTCAAGCCCCGGGAGGCGGCGGCCCTGACGGCCGGGGACGAGATCCGGCTGGGCAAGATGGCCCTCACCTTCGAGGCGGCGTAA
- a CDS encoding VWA domain-containing protein, protein MHGITLTAEPSWRPAPAGQTPQAVHFLIEAAGASGVRPAVTLGLLLDRSGSMEGAKLTHLKAAVQAVVGSLTREDRLAVIAFDDEVEVLLPVGPLTDPQAALGKIQVLTPRGGTQIGQAMERAVAALTPEAKGGRPCRLVLLTDGKTWGDEAACEAAAASARAAGVPLVTLGLGEDWNEALLMRLADASGGDSHWLKEPEEMAPRFLEQVGGLKGTVARGLSLDLQLPMGVRARRVHRVKPMISEVPVPAASERALRVPLSDLEAGAPQGVLLEVELPARVAGAFAVGAVTLRYAALEGDGAPVRTDLTVDCTADPAAVRVVPAVMNVVERVSAFRLQTRALSEAEQGAVAAATRRLEAAATRLLTLGESGLAAVAREQAAQLAKTGTLSATGSKALRYGTRRLTGPLTASIATPEEGGKR, encoded by the coding sequence ATGCACGGGATCACGCTCACGGCAGAGCCGTCGTGGCGGCCCGCCCCCGCCGGCCAGACTCCGCAGGCGGTGCATTTCCTGATCGAGGCCGCCGGGGCCAGCGGGGTCCGGCCTGCGGTCACGCTCGGCCTGCTCCTCGACCGGAGCGGCTCGATGGAGGGGGCGAAGCTCACGCACCTGAAGGCGGCGGTGCAGGCGGTGGTGGGGAGCCTGACCCGGGAGGACCGGCTCGCGGTCATCGCCTTCGACGACGAGGTGGAAGTGCTCCTCCCGGTTGGGCCGCTCACCGATCCGCAGGCCGCCCTGGGCAAGATCCAGGTCCTCACCCCCCGGGGCGGGACGCAGATCGGCCAGGCGATGGAGCGGGCGGTTGCCGCTCTCACGCCGGAGGCCAAGGGGGGCCGGCCCTGCCGGCTCGTCCTCCTCACCGACGGGAAGACCTGGGGGGATGAGGCCGCCTGCGAGGCTGCCGCGGCATCCGCCCGGGCGGCCGGCGTCCCGCTGGTGACGCTGGGGCTGGGGGAGGATTGGAACGAGGCCCTGCTGATGCGCCTGGCAGACGCGAGCGGAGGGGATTCCCACTGGCTCAAGGAGCCGGAGGAGATGGCCCCGCGCTTTCTGGAACAGGTGGGAGGCCTGAAGGGGACCGTGGCCCGCGGCCTGAGTCTTGACCTGCAGCTTCCCATGGGCGTTCGGGCCCGGCGGGTCCATCGGGTCAAGCCGATGATCAGCGAGGTGCCCGTCCCTGCCGCGAGCGAGCGGGCGCTCAGGGTGCCGCTCTCGGATCTGGAGGCCGGCGCCCCGCAGGGGGTGCTCCTCGAGGTGGAGTTGCCCGCCCGGGTGGCGGGGGCGTTCGCGGTCGGGGCGGTGACCCTCCGCTACGCGGCCCTCGAGGGGGATGGGGCCCCGGTCCGGACCGACCTCACCGTGGACTGCACCGCCGACCCGGCGGCGGTCAGGGTGGTGCCCGCCGTCATGAACGTGGTGGAGCGGGTGAGCGCGTTCCGGCTGCAGACCCGGGCGCTCAGCGAGGCGGAGCAGGGCGCGGTGGCGGCCGCCACGCGGCGGCTCGAGGCGGCGGCCACACGGCTTCTCACGCTCGGGGAGTCGGGCCTGGCGGCGGTCGCGCGGGAGCAGGCGGCGCAGCTGGCCAAGACCGGGACACTCAGCGCGACGGGGAGCAAGGCCCTGCGCTACGGCACGCGCCGTCTCACGGGGCCGCTGACGGCGTCCATCGCGACGCCCGAGGAAGGAGGAAAGCGGTAA
- a CDS encoding sigma 54-interacting transcriptional regulator, whose protein sequence is MARGRGRGEGDAPEGTERMASAGSAPALLIQRVKLTVIEGPDAGRALTLEQDPVSVGSLPESSLPLTDRTVSRRHALILRQPAGYLLRDLGSTNGTSVNGVPVKEAFLPEGALLAFGGTRVRFSLEAERVEVRPSAATRFGELLGESARMREVFGILERVAPTGVTVLIRGETGTGKELVARALHAGSSRRGGPLVVFDCGAVPPNLMESELFGHERGAFTGATAPRTGALEQAHGGTLFLDEVGELSPELQPKLLRVLETREVKRVGGNRMARVDIRLVAATHRDLPAEVRSGRFREDLYFRLAVVSLELPPLRDRPGDIPLLADHFLRTLGAELGLGPPPPLSPEALARLRTHSWPGNVRELRNALQAALAMGGGGPITPAEIVFPGAPASPPPPASGASSLADVERATIAETLRATGGNRKQAARVLGIAVSTLHEKIKRYGITD, encoded by the coding sequence ATGGCCAGGGGTCGGGGGAGGGGAGAGGGCGACGCGCCGGAAGGGACGGAACGGATGGCGAGCGCCGGGAGCGCTCCGGCCCTCCTTATCCAGCGCGTGAAGCTCACCGTCATCGAGGGCCCGGATGCCGGGCGCGCCCTCACCCTCGAGCAGGACCCGGTCAGTGTCGGAAGCCTCCCGGAGAGTTCCCTCCCCCTCACGGACCGGACCGTCTCCCGCCGCCACGCCCTCATCCTTCGCCAGCCCGCCGGCTACCTGCTGCGGGACCTCGGGAGCACCAATGGGACCAGCGTCAACGGGGTCCCCGTGAAAGAGGCCTTCCTGCCCGAGGGCGCCCTCCTCGCCTTTGGCGGGACCCGGGTGCGGTTCAGTCTGGAGGCGGAGCGGGTCGAGGTGCGCCCGAGCGCCGCCACCCGCTTCGGCGAGCTCCTGGGGGAGAGCGCCCGAATGCGGGAGGTCTTCGGCATCCTCGAACGGGTCGCCCCCACCGGGGTCACCGTGCTCATCCGGGGGGAGACCGGGACCGGCAAGGAACTGGTGGCGCGGGCCCTGCACGCGGGGAGCAGCCGCCGCGGAGGACCCCTCGTCGTCTTCGATTGCGGGGCCGTCCCTCCCAATCTGATGGAGAGCGAGCTCTTCGGCCACGAGCGGGGGGCCTTCACGGGGGCGACGGCGCCCCGGACCGGGGCGTTGGAGCAGGCGCACGGCGGGACCCTCTTCCTCGACGAGGTGGGGGAGCTGAGCCCCGAATTGCAGCCGAAGCTCCTCCGGGTTCTGGAGACCCGGGAGGTCAAGCGGGTCGGCGGCAACCGGATGGCGCGGGTGGACATCCGGTTGGTCGCGGCGACGCACCGGGACCTCCCGGCCGAGGTCCGGAGCGGGCGCTTCCGGGAGGACCTTTACTTTCGCCTGGCCGTGGTGTCCCTGGAGCTCCCCCCCCTCCGGGACCGCCCCGGGGACATCCCGCTTCTTGCCGACCACTTCCTGAGGACGCTGGGCGCGGAGCTGGGCCTCGGCCCACCGCCCCCCCTCTCTCCCGAGGCGCTCGCCCGCCTTCGGACCCATTCCTGGCCCGGCAATGTCCGGGAGCTCCGCAACGCCCTGCAGGCGGCGCTGGCCATGGGCGGCGGGGGGCCCATCACGCCGGCCGAGATCGTCTTCCCCGGCGCCCCCGCCTCCCCTCCGCCCCCCGCTTCCGGGGCGAGTAGCCTCGCCGACGTCGAGCGGGCCACCATTGCGGAGACGCTCCGCGCGACGGGCGGCAACCGGAAGCAGGCAGCTCGCGTTCTGGGGATTGCCGTCTCCACCCTCCACGAGAAGATCAAGCGGTACGGGATCACGGACTAA